In the Novosphingobium sp. 9U genome, TGCGCCGTGAGCTGCTGCGCGATGCCCGGGTCATCGGACACTCGGACGCCGTGCGCATCGTCGAGAGCTCGGCAGTGACTGCACCCGTGGCGTTCGGAGTGTTCGACCGGGTTGTGGCGCTGCCGCGCGGGTTCCTGGCCGACGCGGACTCCGACGCTTCCGATTTCGCGATCACGCATGAGCTGGAGCATCACGCTGGCAACGACCTCATCGCGAACATCGCCGTGCAGCCGCTGTTCGCGCTCCACTGGTTCAACCCTCTGGCATGGGCGGCCTGGCGGGCCTTGCGCAGCGACCAGGAGGCTGCCTGCGATGCGCGGGTCATGGCCGGCCGCACCCGGCGCGAGCGTGAGCGCTATGGGCGGCTGATCGCCTCGTTCGCCGCGAACTCGCGCTTCGCACTGGCTGCGCCGATGGCGGGGCCGCTCACGGGCGACAAGCCGATCATCCATCGGCTCAAGGCTCTGGTGCGCAACGATGTGCCGGAACGCCACCGCTTGCTCGGGCGCAGCCTGTTCGCAGTCTCGATCGTCGCCGTGCCTTTGACCGCCTCGGTGACCTATGCAGCGCAGGAGGCGGAAGACTCCGTGCTGGAGCCGGCTGTTCCCGCCTCGGCGGTGGACCCTCAGGCGTTCGTCGCGCCGGTGACGCCACAAGCCGGAGTGACCGAACGTACCGCCTCTACCCAGGGCGACGAGGGTCGGCACCGCTGGGTGCAGCAAGAGGCCGTCACCCGGGACGGCACGACCGTTCACGTCACGTCGCATCGCCCGCTCTCCGAGCAGGAGCTGGAGCGCACCATCGAGAACTCTCGCCGCGTCGAAGCCGACGCCGCAAGGGTCGAGCGCGAGGCAGAGCGGTTCAGCCGGCAAGCCGAACGTGATGCCGCCCGCGCGGAACGCGATGCTGAGAGGCAAACTCGCGTGGCGCTGGCACAGGCTCCCAAGGTCATGCAGTCGGTGTCGGCGGACGGCAAAGTGCAAACGCTGCGGATCGTCACGCCGGCGCGTCCTGGCCGGCCGCAGTTCACGCGCACCATGGTGATCGATGGCAACTGCCCGGCTGGCCAACAACGCTACGCACGCGCCGAGGCCGATGGCGCCGTCGCAGAGTCGCACGTGTGCACCGGGGCGCCCGATACCTCACGCCATGTCGCGATCGCCCTGCGCCAGGCTCGCGCCTCCGTGGCAGCGAACCCGCACATCTCGGCGGAGGTCCGCAGCGAAATCCTCAGAGACATGGACGAGGAGATCGCCGGAGCCATGCACGAGCACGACTAGGCGCCTCGATCGCTAGCGCCAGCGGAGCCGGTCTTCGGTGAGCTGATTGACGCTGGTGACGCCCATCAGCCGCATCCCGCGCTCGATCTCGTCCTTGAGCAGGGCAATGGCGCGTTCGACGCCTTCCTGGCCGGCCGCTGCCAGCGCATAGAGGTAAAGCCGCCCGCCCGAGGCGCAATCCGCGCCGGCACACAGCGCCTTGAGCACGTGGGTGCCGCGGCGAATTCCACCGTCGCAGATGATCTCTATCTCACCGCCGACCGCATCGACGATCTCGCGCACTTGATCGAAGGGCGATCGGCTGCCGTCCAGCTGCCGGCCGCCGTGGTTGGAGATCATGATGGCATCGGCGCCGATCTCCACGGCGCGGCGCGCGTCGGCCGCGCTCATCACGCCCTTCAGGCAGAAGGTGCCGCCCCACTCGTTGCGGATCTGCTCGGCGGTCTGCCAGGTCATGGAGCTGTCGAGCATGGTGTTGAAGTAGCCTGCGATCGAGACCGCTTCGCCGCTGCCGGTGCTGACGTGGGTGTCGAGATTGGGCAGGGCGAACTTCTCCCGCAGTAGGTAGTCCAGCGCCCAGCGCGGCTTGGCCGCGTAGGACAGTGCCGAGGAGGGCGTGAAGCGTGGCGGCGAGGTGAAGCCGCTGCGCGCGCACCGCTCGCGCTTGCCTGAGACGATGGTGTCGACCGTCAGGGCGATCGCGTCGAACTTGGCCGCCTGGCAGCGCTGGATCATCGAGGCGTTCAGCCCCTTGTCTTTGTGAACGTAGAGCTGGAACATCTTGGGGGTGGAGACCAGCGCGCCGATCTCTTCGATGGAGACGGTCGCCAGGCTGGAAATGCCGAACCACAGCCCGAACTTCTCCGCCGCCTTGGCGACCGCGCGCTCGCCTTGCCAGTGGAAGACGCGCTGCAAAGCCGTGGGAGACAGGATCAGGGGCAGGGCGCTGCGGCGACCCATGATGGTGACGGAGGTATCGATCTCCGCCACGCCGGCGAGCACGTCTGGCACAAGGTCGGCATCGTCGAAGGCGGCGGTGTTGCGCAGCTTGGTGATTTCATCGTCCGCAGCCCCGTCGATATAGTCGAACACCGGCCAGGGCAGGCGCTGCTGGGCAAGCTTACGGAAGTCGGCGATGTTGTGACAATCGGTCAGGCGCATGGCGCGGGTCTAAACTGCTGTGAGCGCCTGGCGCAATCGTGTCGGCTCTACTTAGTCGGCTGCACGACCGGGTTCGATGTGAACACCGGAGCCGCCTTGCTCTGCGGGGCCGGTGGATCGTTCGTCACAGCCGGGTCGGGCGTAATGCGCGCATCCTGCCCGCCACCTTCACTCGCGCGCTTCTCCTGCTCGATATGCTGCGCGACGATCGTCTCGGTCGCGGGCGAGGCGGGGTAGGGGCAATTGCGGGCGGCGCCCACACCCTTGAGGAAGCCGCGCCGGGCAAGCCCAGCCTGGATTGCGCCGCGAATGGCGCGCTCCTGCCGGTTGGCACCGGACACCTCCCGGATCAGCGAGCGGAACGGGATGAAAGTGCCGACAGCCCATTGCGCGATGCGGCCCTTGCTCAGCCGCGCCCGCTCGGCTTGCGGCAAGTCGAGGTCGGGACCCAGGATCGCATCGAGCTCACTGACGGCCGCGCTCAGCTGCTTGCAGGTATCGAGGTTCTGCAGCGCATAGGGGCGCACCTCGGCCTCGGCGAGCAGCGCGGGAATCTCTGTACGGCTGAGATTGAGGTCGGTCATCGGCGTCTTGGCGACGTCCACCGCGTCGGGTTCGCGATCGGTGATCGGCCTGGGTTCGTCGCGCGCGAGCGCCGGCGAGGCGATCAGCACCGGCACTACCATCGAGATCCACCTAGTCCGCATTACACTCCCTGGCCGTCGCATGTCCTTCAGGTGCAAGCGGCTATCAGCTCTTCAGATCGGCGAAGGTGTCGCAAGACTCGTCATTGCCGGTTTCAAGCCCTCGCTTCAGCCACTGCATACGCTGTGCGCTTGAACCGTGGGTGAAGCTTTCGGGCGAGACCTGCTGGCCGGCATTGCGCTGAAGGGTATCGTCGCCGATCGCGCTGGCAGCGTTCAGGCCTTCCTCCATGTCGCCTGCCTCGATCAAGTCGCGGTGCTGGCCGGCCCAGACGCCGGCATAGCAATCGGCCTGCAGCTCCATCCGCACCTGCAGCGCATTGGCCTGGCTGCCGCCTGCCTGCTGCTGCGCGCTGTGGACCTGGTCGGCGATGCCGGTGAGCTTCTGGACATGGTGCCCATACTCATGCGCGATCACATAGTAGCGGGCAAAATCGCCGCCGGCGCCCAGCTGCTTGTCGAGCTGGTCGTAGAAGCTGGTGTCGATGTAGATGCCCTGGTCAGCCGGGCAGTAGAACGGACCCATCGCGCTTTGTGCAGCGCCGCAGCCCGATCGGGTGCCGCCTTGGTAGAAGTGCAGGATCGGCTGCTCGAAGGTGAGGTTCGCCTTCTGGAACAACGGCGCCCAGGTGCGATTGAGCGAATCCAGCGCATTGCACGCCTCCGTGGCGTACGCGTTGCGGCTGCAGATGGTGCTCGCGTCGGTACTGGTCGGCTCGCTCTGCGAAGGCCCGACTTGCTGTGAGCCCTCGATCGCGCCGATCATCTGGCCGGGATCGATCCCGAAGACGACCGCGCCGATGAGCGCGATGACGAGTGTACCGCAGCCGAGCTTGCCTCCCCCGCCACCCGGAAAGCCCGAGCCACCTTCGGTCACGCGGATGTTGCTTGGATCGAAGGGATTGAGTCTCACGCTGGTACTGCCTCTCGGTTGCTCGTTGCGTGCGGCGCGCGTCGGTCAAAGCTCCACCGGCTCGCTTTGTTCCCTGCAATGAGCACTGCTGAACACATCGTGCGGCTTTGATGCATCTGCTCGGGTTTTTCTGTCACTTGGCCTTGATTTCTACCCGGTTAATCGTCCTAGTCTGCGCCGGTCGAACCCACATTGGACTGCATGAACAGGGGCAAAGCGAGACTCGCCATCCGGGCGGCGCTGAAAGGCGCGATGCTGACGCTTGCCTTGGCGGCAGGGGCCGGACCGGTGCTTTCGGCTGCTCCGTCGAAAGCCGATCGCGAGCTTGAGGAACGCTTGCGCGCACATATCCAGGTGCTGGCCAGCGACGAGTTCGAGGGTCGTGAGCCCGGAACCGAGGGTGAGGCCAAGACGCTGCGCTACCTCGGCAAGGAGTGGTTCAACATCGGGCTGGTCTCTGGCACCAACGATCCGGGCCACGAGTGGTTTGCGCCCGTGACACTGATCGCCCGGGAGCCTGCCGGATACGCCGCGCAGTTCCTGGTCAAGGGGCGCAGGTTCGCCGTCGCCAAGGATCAGGTCCTCGTGCTGACCTCCGGCAAGCGCAGCCTGGTGCGCGAGGCGCCGCTGCTGTTCGTGGGCAAGGCGAGCAGTCCGGAGTTCACGCGTAACGAACTGGCGGGCCGTGTTGCCGTGCTACTCGACGGTGTTGCCCCCGAAGACAGTCCGGAGGTCAGCGCCCGCCAGAACCAACTCCTGGCGCAAGGCGCGTCCGCGGTGCTGACGGTGCTCGACGGCCAGCGCTCGCTCGAACAGGTCAGTGCCCGCCGTCAACGGACCGGCTATGCGCTGTCCCAAGAGACACTGGGTGGGGATCTGGAGGCGTTCATCACGCGTGACGCCATGGCGGCGCTGATGAAGGGCACGGGGCGGACACTAGCCGACTTGTCCAATGCGGCGACCCAGCCGGGCTTCGTGCCCGTGCCGCTGGACCTGTCGGTGACGCTGGAGGCGACCACCCAAGAGACGACGATCCGCACGCACAACCTGATCGGCAAGCTGCCCGGTCGGCGGCCGGAGTCCGGCGCGGTGCTGCTTTTGGCGCATTGGGACCACTTCGGCATCTGTGCCGAGCCGCCGGCCGAGGACCTGATCTGCAACGGTGCAATTGACAATGCCAGCGGCGTGGCCGCGCTGACGGAGGTCGCGCGCCGCCTCGCTCGCGGGCCGCAGATGGATCGGGACGTCTACTTCCTGGCGACCACCGCCGAGGAGCTCGGGCTGATCGGCGCGCACGCCTTTGCCGAGAACCCGCCGCTGCCGCCCGACCAGATTGTCGCTGCCTTTAACATCGACAGCGTGGCGATCGCCCCGCGCGGCTCCCCCTTCGCCATCGTCGGACGCGGCATGACGCCGCTCGACACGCAGATCGCCGAAGTCGCCAGGGCCGAGCGGATGACGCTGGTGCCGGGCAGCGAGGCCAACGAATTCGTCAAGCGGCAGGACGGCTGGGCCTTGCTGCAGCACGATATACCTGCCGTCATGGTGACGACAGCGTATGGCAAGATCGACCGCATGCGCGCGTTCTTCGATGGCGACTATCACCGCCCCAGCGACGATCTGTCGCACCCGCTGGAACTCGGCGGTGCGGCCGACGATGTCCGGATGTTGACGGCGCTCACCCGGCGGTTCGCCGATGCGCGGCGGGTTCCCGCAAAGACGAAATGATGCCCTAGCGGTCTGAGCTCCGCTTGTTTACATGGGCCGCCACGAATCCGGACCGGAGACAAGGCACATCATGGAAATATCGCTCGGGCTCACTTTTGACGATGTCCTGCTGCGCCCGGCGAAGTCCGACATCGTCCCGACCCAGGCCGACACCCGTACGCGGCTGACGCGTGAGATCGGGCTGAACATCCCGGTGATCTCCTCGGCGATGGACACCGTCACCGAAGGCGACATGGCGATCGTCATGGCGCAGATGGGCGGCATCGGCGTGCTCCACCGCAATCTCACCATCGAAGAGCAGTGCGCTGCAGTGCGCTCGGTCAAGCGGTTCGAGAGCGGCATGGTGGTCAACCCCATCACGATCTCGCCGAATGCGACACTCGGTGATGCGCAGGCCTTGATGAGCCAGCACCGCATCAGCGGGATCCCCGTCGTCGAGCAGCCGGGCGGCAAGCTGGTCGGCATCCTCACCAACCGCGACGTGCGCTTTGCCGCCAATCCGTTGCAGCCGGTGTCCGAGCTGATGACGCGCGACAACCTCGCAACCGTTGGCCTTGGCGTCACGCAGGAGGAGGCGCGCCGCCAGCTCCACCAGCGCCGGATCGAGAAGCTGCTGGTGGTGGACGACGACTTCCGCTGCATCGGCCTGATCACGGTGAAGGACATCGAGAAGGCGGTCATGTACCCCAGCGCCACCAAGGATGCTGCGGGTCGCCTGCGCGTTGCTGCGGCGACCACCGTGGGCGACAAGGGCTTCGAGCGCACCGAGGCGCTGCTTGCGGCCGAGTGCGACGTGATCGTCATCGATACGGCGCATGGGCACAACGCCGACGTCGCGCGCGCGGTGGAGCGGGTGAAGCGGCTGTCGAACTCGGCGCAGGTTATCGCCGGCAACATCGCCACGGCCGAGGCGGCACGTGCGCTGATCGATGCAGGCGCGGACGCCCTCAAGGTCGGTATCGGGCCGGGCTCGATCTGCACCACCCGCATCGTCGCGGGTGTCGGCGTCCCACAGCTGACGGCTGTCATGGAAGCGGCGGAAGAGGCCGAGAAGTCGGGTGTGCCGGTCATCGCCGACGGTGGCCTACGGACCTCGGGTGACGCCGCGAAGGCACTGGCGGCGGGCGCATCGACGATCATGATCGGTTCGATGCTGGCCGGAACCGAAGAGGCTCCGGGCGAGACCTTCCTGTACCAGGGTCGCGCCTACAAGTCGTACCGGGGCATGGGCTCCGTGGGCGCGATGGGCCGCGGCTCCGCCGACCGCTACTTCCAAGGCGACATCAAGGACCAGATGAAGCTGGTGCCCGAAGGCATCGAGGGCCAGGTGCCCTACAAGGGCCCCGCGCGCGACGTGATCCACCAGCTGGTGGGCGGCGTGAAGGCGGCGATGGGCTACACCGGTTCCGCCACGATCGAGGACTTGCGCCGCAACTCCAAGTTCATCCGCATCACCGGTGCGGGCCTGCGCGAGAGCCATGTCCACGACGTCACCATCACCCGCGAGGCGCCCAATTACCCGACGCGGTAAACACGCGCGCGAGCGCAGCGTCGGGCCCTTCAACCTCCCCTCCCGCTTGCGGGAGGGGCCGGGGGAGGGCTTGTTCGCCAAGCTCGCCCGCTATTTGAGACAAGCCCTCCCCAAACCCCTCCCGCAGGCGGGAGGGGCTTCTTGACCCCCGCCGCCCGCGTCCAGGCTGCGATCGAGATTCTCGACCTCGTCATCGCGGCCGCCCGCAACAACGGCGCGCCGGCCGACCGCATCGTCGCAGACTGGTTCAAGGCTCGGCGCTTCGCCGGCAGCGGGGACCGGCGCGCCGTGCGCGACCTCGTGTTCCGCACCATTCGCGCGTGCGGCGAAGTGCCTGAAAACGGCCGCGCGGCCATGCTACTCCTGGCCGCAGGCGACGCCACGCTGTCCGATCTTTTCGACGGCTCTCGCCACGCACCTGCGCCCATAGCGTCGCATGAGGTACCAGCGCACTCCGGTGTCGCTCCCGCGTGGCTGGTCGAGGCGCTGGCCCTAAGCGGAATCGATGGCCCGGAAGCCACAGCCTTGCTCGATCGCGCCCCGCTCGACATCCGCGTCAACATGTTGCGTGCCGGTCGCGCGGAGCTTCCGCCCGGTGGAGAGCGCACGGTGGCGCCGAACGGCTGGCGGTACCCACACGGCACGCCTATCGAGGACACGGCAGCCTGGCGCGAAGGCATGATCGAAGTGCAGGACACCGGCTCGCAACTGGCTTGCGAGGCGGCGTCCGCCCGCCCCGGCGAAAGCGTGATCGACTTGTGCGCAGGCGGCGGGGGCAAGACCCTGGCGCTCGCCGCGGCGATGGAGGGATTGGGACGGCTGCTGGCGACCGACACCGACCGCACGCGCTTGTCGCGTCTGCCACCCCGGGCCGAGCGCGCCGGCGCGAACCTGATCGAGATCCGCCTGCTCGACCCGAACCGCGAAGCACAGCAGCTTGCCGACTGGCAGGGACAGGCGGACGCGGTGCTGGTCGACGCGCCATGCTCGGGCACCGGCACCTGGCGCCGCAATCCAGAGGCGCGCTGGCGGCTGACGCCTTCGCAGTTGGAGCGGTACGTGGCCGTCCAAGCGCGACTGCTGGACGTCGCCGCCACGCTCGTCCGCCCCGGTGGTCGTCTGATCTACGTCACCTGCTCGCTCCTCGATGCCGAGGGCGCGGGCCAAGCCCAGGCCTTTCTCGACCGCGTCGGACCGGGCTGGACCGCCGAACCGCTCGCGCTGCCGGCAGGACGACCGCGCGGGCCCGGTGTGCGGCTCACGCCCGGGCATGACGGTACCGACGGCTTTTTCATCGCGCGCTTTCGTGCGCTGTGATAGCGGTAGGGGAAATGACCAAGACATCGCTCTCGGCCAAGGACATCTTGATGCGCTACACCCCCGTTGCACTCGCTCTTTCCCTCGCCGTTGCCATCAGTTCCAGCGTTCTCCACTCTGCCCCGACCGACGCCCTCAATAGCCGTGCCGCAGCGCTCCTGGCACAGGGTCGCGGTGAGTTGACGGCGGGTCGGACCGAGGCGGCGGTCGGCGCCTTCGAGGCCGCGTTGACGGTGCAGCCTGGCAATGCACAGATCCTGATAGAACTCGCGGCAGCCACCCGGCGGATGGGCCTGCAAGGCAAGGCGATTCACTACTATCGCCAGGCGCTCGACACCGATCCACGCAACCTGGCCGCCATCGCGGGTGAGGGTGCCGCGCTCGCCGAGAAGGGCGCGACGGAGAAGGCGAACCGCAATCTAGCACGGCTGAAGACGCTGTGCGGCGGGGACTGCGCGGAAACGCGCCAGCTCGCAGCCGTGATCGCTCGTGGACCAGCGCCACGCGTGGTGAGCGCCGCGGCGATCACGCCCAAGCCGGTCGTTTCGGAGAACTGAGACCATCTGCGTTGGCGTCGTCCCGGGTCGAGCCCGGGACGACGTGGTCGTCAGATCAGCGAACGAAACTCATCGAGCACAGTCCGGTAGACGCGCTTCTTGAACGGCACGATCATTTCGGGCAGCAACTCGGGCTCTAGCCACTGCCACTCGCAGAATTCGGGCGGTTTGTGCGCGTTGAGATCGATATCGGCATCGTCGCCTTCGAAGCGAGCCAGGAACCAGGTCTGGCTCTGGCCGCGGTACTTGCCGCCCCACAGCTTGCCCATCAGGTGCTCGGGCAAGTCGTAGAGCAACTCCTCCTTGGTCTGCGCGAGGAGGCTGACGTGCTTCTCCTTGACCCCGGTCTCCTCCCACAACTCCCGCAGGACGGCAGTGCGCAAGTCCTCGCCGTCATCGACGCCGCCCTGCGGCATCTGCCACCAGTCGCCTTCGCGATTGTCGATACGCTTGCCGACGAACGCCTTGCCGCGGGCGTTCACCAGCATAACACCCACGCAGGGGCGGTACGGCAGGCGAGAAAAGTCAGTCATCGGTGTGGGTGATCTCGAACTGTGGAAGAGCCGGCGCGTCTGCCGAAACGGCATTCGGCTGCGCGCGCGTAATCGACAATGGCGCAGGTACCGGCTCTTGACCAGTCGCTTTTATCGGCCTCTAGCGAGGCTGGAGTTTGGCCGGCAATGGATTTTCTAAATTGCCGCGTGGGTTGATCGGGATCAGGGGCGATCTCACTTAGATGGACAGGGCGGGGGCGCAACTCATAACGCAGCGCCGCGCCCGGCTTTAGAGGACTATCATGGCAACACTTCCCGCCGAGCAGGACAGCGCGACCGTGGCGGCAACCGATGCGCCCGAGGCCGTTGTGGTGCGTTTCGCTGGCGATTCCGGTGACGGCATGCAGCTGACCGGTGGGCAGTTCACCTTGTCCACGGCGCTGGCGGGCAACGACCTTTCGACCTTCCCGGACTTCCCGGCCGAGATCCGCGCCCCGCAGGGCACGCTGTTCGGCGTCTCCGCGTTCCAGATCAACTTCGGCTCGACCGAGATCACCACCGCGGGCGATGCTCCCGACGTGCTCGTCGCGATGAACCCGGCGGCGCTGAAGACCAACGTCCAGGCGCTGAAGCCCGGTGGCCTGATCATCGCCGACACCGGTGAGTTCAACAAGCGCAACATGGAGAAGGCCAAGTACGAAGCCTCTCCATTCGAGGACGGCAGCCTCGCCAAGTGGGAGGTCATGGCCTTCGATATCAGCGCGTTGACGCTCGAAGCGGTAAAGCCGTTCGGCCTTGGCAACAAGGAAGCGCTGCGCTGCAAGAACATGTGGACGCTGGGCCTTGCACTCTGGATGTTCGACCGCGATCGCCAGCCGCTGATCGACTGGCTCAACGGCAAGTTCGCCAAGAACCCGATTCTGGCCCAGGCCAACATCGCCGCGCTGAACGCTGGCCATGCCTATGGCGAGACGGCAGAATTGGCCGGGCCGCTCAAGAAGCTGCACCTGGATCCCGTGCCATCGGCACCCGGGCTCTACCGCACCATCACCGGCGCGGAAGCGGTATCGCTCGGCCTGGTTGCCGGCGCGCAGCTGGCGAACCTGCCGATGTTCTTCGGCGGCTACCCGATCACCCCGGCCTCGGCGATCCTGCACAACTTGGTAAAGATGAAGGAGTTCGGGGTCACGACCTTCCAGGCCGAGGACGAGATCGCCGCGATCTGCGCTGCAATCGGTGCGTCTTATGCCGGGCAGCTGGGCGTGACCTCGTCGTCGGGCCCCGGCATCGCGCTCAAGGGCGAGGCCATGGGCCTGGCGATCATGACCGAGCTGCCGCTGGTCATTGTCAACTCGCAGCGTGGCGGCCCTTCGACCGGCCTGCCGACCAAGACCGAGCAGTCGGACCTCTACCAGGCGGTTTACGGCCGCAACGGCGATGCTCCCATGCCGGTGATCGCCACTCGCTCACCCGCCGACGCGTTCGAGTGTGCGATCGAGGCGGTGCGCCTTGCGACCGAGTACATGACCCCGGTCATGCTGCTGACCGACGGCTACATCGCCAACGCGTCCGAGCCATGGAAGGTGCCCGATCCGGCCAGCTTCGCGCCGTTCCCGAAGACCTTCCTGGAAGAGACGAACAACCCCGAAGGCCGCGTCCTGCCCTTTAAGCGCGACGATCAGGGCGTTCGCCCTTGGATCAAGCCCGGGACGCCCGGTCTGATGCACCGCATCGGCGGCATCGAAAAGGCGATCGACAGCGGTAACATCGATTACGCCCCCAATACCCACCAGTCGCAGACCGACGCCCGCGCCGCCAAGGTCAAGGGCATCGCCGCTGCCATTCCGGCGCAGGATGTCACGCTCGGCGAGGCTTCGGGCAAGCTGGCGGTGGTCGGCTGGGGTTCGACCTTCGGGCCCATCCACCAGGCCGTGCGCCGTGCCCGCCGCAAGGGCCTGGACGTGCACCACATCCACGTGCGCCACATCTGGCCGCTGCCGGCGAACCTAGGCGAGTTGCTGGGCTCTTACGACAACGTGCTGGTGCCCGAGATGAACACCGGCCAGTTCAAGACCGTGCTGCGCGACCAATTTCTCGTGGACGCGGTGCCGCTGAACAAGGTGTCGGGTCAGCCCTTCGCCATTGCCGAGATCGAGGCTGCGATCGCCAAGTTCTTCGACAGCGTTCCGGGCAACGAAGGCGGCGAGGTCTTCGTCAACGAAGGCCAGCTGCCCAGCCCCGAAGCGCACAACGACTGATAAGCGGGACGAACCCCATGAACGACATGACCCCTATCCAGACCACGCTCAAGGACTGGGAAACCGACCAGGAAGTGCGCTGGTGCCCGGGCTGCGGCGACTACGCGATCTTGAAGGCCGTGCAGCGTACACTGCCGATGATCGGCGCCGACCCGGCGAACACCGTGTTCGTCTCCGGCATCGGCTGCTCGAGCCGCTTCCCGTACTATGTCGAGAGCTACGGCTTTCACACCATTCACGGCCGCGCGCCCGCGTTCGCGACCGGCATTAAGCTGGCGAATCCAGACCTGAATGTTTGGATCGTCACCGGCGACGGCGATGGCATGTCGATCGGCGGCAATCACACGATGCACGTGCTGCGCCGCAATCTCGACTGCCAAATCCTGCTGTTCAACAACGAGATATACGGCCTCACCAAGGGCCAGTTCTCGCCCACCAGCCGTCCCGGCACGACCTCGCCGACGACGCCGCTCGGCTCCTACGACCGTCCGGCAAGCCCTTGCGCCTTTGCGCTCGGCGCCGGCGCTCGGTTCATCGCGCGTGCCTTCGACGTATCGAAGGAACTGCCGAACACTCTGATCGCGGCGCATGCGCACAAGGGCGCAGCGTTCGTGGAGATTTTCCAGAACTGCATTGTCTACAACAAGGATCGCTTCGACGACTTCACGTCCAAGGGCACCGAGGACATGCAGCTGTGGTGCAAGCATGGCGAGCCGCTGCTGTTTGGCAATCCCAAGACCGGTCCGCTCAAGGGTCTCTCGCTCGATCTCGATACGCTGTCGCTGAAGGTGGTCGAGGTCATAGACGGCGACTGGCAGGCAGCCGGCGTGGTCGTGCACAACGTGCGCAATCGCGGTTTGGCGCACATGCTCGTCGAGATGCCCCACGGTCCGTTCCCCATGGCGCTGGGCACGATCTACGACGATCCGGCGCCGACCTTCGAGGGTTCGGTTGCGCTCGAGAAGCAGCAGGCGACCGCGGGCAAGACGGCCGACCTCGCCAAGCTGCTC is a window encoding:
- a CDS encoding neutral zinc metallopeptidase; this encodes MRLNPFDPSNIRVTEGGSGFPGGGGGKLGCGTLVIALIGAVVFGIDPGQMIGAIEGSQQVGPSQSEPTSTDASTICSRNAYATEACNALDSLNRTWAPLFQKANLTFEQPILHFYQGGTRSGCGAAQSAMGPFYCPADQGIYIDTSFYDQLDKQLGAGGDFARYYVIAHEYGHHVQKLTGIADQVHSAQQQAGGSQANALQVRMELQADCYAGVWAGQHRDLIEAGDMEEGLNAASAIGDDTLQRNAGQQVSPESFTHGSSAQRMQWLKRGLETGNDESCDTFADLKS
- a CDS encoding M28 family peptidase, giving the protein MNRGKARLAIRAALKGAMLTLALAAGAGPVLSAAPSKADRELEERLRAHIQVLASDEFEGREPGTEGEAKTLRYLGKEWFNIGLVSGTNDPGHEWFAPVTLIAREPAGYAAQFLVKGRRFAVAKDQVLVLTSGKRSLVREAPLLFVGKASSPEFTRNELAGRVAVLLDGVAPEDSPEVSARQNQLLAQGASAVLTVLDGQRSLEQVSARRQRTGYALSQETLGGDLEAFITRDAMAALMKGTGRTLADLSNAATQPGFVPVPLDLSVTLEATTQETTIRTHNLIGKLPGRRPESGAVLLLAHWDHFGICAEPPAEDLICNGAIDNASGVAALTEVARRLARGPQMDRDVYFLATTAEELGLIGAHAFAENPPLPPDQIVAAFNIDSVAIAPRGSPFAIVGRGMTPLDTQIAEVARAERMTLVPGSEANEFVKRQDGWALLQHDIPAVMVTTAYGKIDRMRAFFDGDYHRPSDDLSHPLELGGAADDVRMLTALTRRFADARRVPAKTK
- a CDS encoding M56 family metallopeptidase, producing MIAWLTDTLVMTGALMALILLVRRPVGRWFGPGAAYALWALPMIRMLLPPLVLPQSLAVARVTQTWAPPVETGVGVAPAAYVYAPTGATPIESVGLMDLPWATILVSVWLAGAVVFLIHRFASYHAMRRELLRDARVIGHSDAVRIVESSAVTAPVAFGVFDRVVALPRGFLADADSDASDFAITHELEHHAGNDLIANIAVQPLFALHWFNPLAWAAWRALRSDQEAACDARVMAGRTRRERERYGRLIASFAANSRFALAAPMAGPLTGDKPIIHRLKALVRNDVPERHRLLGRSLFAVSIVAVPLTASVTYAAQEAEDSVLEPAVPASAVDPQAFVAPVTPQAGVTERTASTQGDEGRHRWVQQEAVTRDGTTVHVTSHRPLSEQELERTIENSRRVEADAARVEREAERFSRQAERDAARAERDAERQTRVALAQAPKVMQSVSADGKVQTLRIVTPARPGRPQFTRTMVIDGNCPAGQQRYARAEADGAVAESHVCTGAPDTSRHVAIALRQARASVAANPHISAEVRSEILRDMDEEIAGAMHEHD
- the guaB gene encoding IMP dehydrogenase — encoded protein: MEISLGLTFDDVLLRPAKSDIVPTQADTRTRLTREIGLNIPVISSAMDTVTEGDMAIVMAQMGGIGVLHRNLTIEEQCAAVRSVKRFESGMVVNPITISPNATLGDAQALMSQHRISGIPVVEQPGGKLVGILTNRDVRFAANPLQPVSELMTRDNLATVGLGVTQEEARRQLHQRRIEKLLVVDDDFRCIGLITVKDIEKAVMYPSATKDAAGRLRVAAATTVGDKGFERTEALLAAECDVIVIDTAHGHNADVARAVERVKRLSNSAQVIAGNIATAEAARALIDAGADALKVGIGPGSICTTRIVAGVGVPQLTAVMEAAEEAEKSGVPVIADGGLRTSGDAAKALAAGASTIMIGSMLAGTEEAPGETFLYQGRAYKSYRGMGSVGAMGRGSADRYFQGDIKDQMKLVPEGIEGQVPYKGPARDVIHQLVGGVKAAMGYTGSATIEDLRRNSKFIRITGAGLRESHVHDVTITREAPNYPTR
- a CDS encoding RsmB/NOP family class I SAM-dependent RNA methyltransferase translates to MTPAARVQAAIEILDLVIAAARNNGAPADRIVADWFKARRFAGSGDRRAVRDLVFRTIRACGEVPENGRAAMLLLAAGDATLSDLFDGSRHAPAPIASHEVPAHSGVAPAWLVEALALSGIDGPEATALLDRAPLDIRVNMLRAGRAELPPGGERTVAPNGWRYPHGTPIEDTAAWREGMIEVQDTGSQLACEAASARPGESVIDLCAGGGGKTLALAAAMEGLGRLLATDTDRTRLSRLPPRAERAGANLIEIRLLDPNREAQQLADWQGQADAVLVDAPCSGTGTWRRNPEARWRLTPSQLERYVAVQARLLDVAATLVRPGGRLIYVTCSLLDAEGAGQAQAFLDRVGPGWTAEPLALPAGRPRGPGVRLTPGHDGTDGFFIARFRAL
- a CDS encoding alpha-hydroxy acid oxidase, whose translation is MRLTDCHNIADFRKLAQQRLPWPVFDYIDGAADDEITKLRNTAAFDDADLVPDVLAGVAEIDTSVTIMGRRSALPLILSPTALQRVFHWQGERAVAKAAEKFGLWFGISSLATVSIEEIGALVSTPKMFQLYVHKDKGLNASMIQRCQAAKFDAIALTVDTIVSGKRERCARSGFTSPPRFTPSSALSYAAKPRWALDYLLREKFALPNLDTHVSTGSGEAVSIAGYFNTMLDSSMTWQTAEQIRNEWGGTFCLKGVMSAADARRAVEIGADAIMISNHGGRQLDGSRSPFDQVREIVDAVGGEIEIICDGGIRRGTHVLKALCAGADCASGGRLYLYALAAAGQEGVERAIALLKDEIERGMRLMGVTSVNQLTEDRLRWR
- a CDS encoding tetratricopeptide repeat protein; this translates as MTKTSLSAKDILMRYTPVALALSLAVAISSSVLHSAPTDALNSRAAALLAQGRGELTAGRTEAAVGAFEAALTVQPGNAQILIELAAATRRMGLQGKAIHYYRQALDTDPRNLAAIAGEGAALAEKGATEKANRNLARLKTLCGGDCAETRQLAAVIARGPAPRVVSAAAITPKPVVSEN